In Mycobacterium sp. ITM-2016-00317, the genomic window GTCCGGGGTGTACCGCGGGCTGGATCTGCGGCTGGACCGGCCGGTCGCACTGAAGATCATGGACTCCCGCTACGCGGGCGACGAGGACTTCCTGACCCGGTTCCAGCGCGAGGCGCGCGCGGTGGCCCGGCTCAAAGACCCCGGCCTGGTGGCGGTGTACGACCAGGGCATCGACGGTAGGCACCCGTTCCTGGTGATGGAGCTGATCGAGGGCGGCACGCTGCGCGAGCTGCTGCGCGAACGCGGCCCGATGCCGCCGCACGCCGTGGCCGCGGTGCTGCGACCGGTGCTCGGCGGGCTCGCCGCGGCGCACTCGGCGGGGCTGGTGCACCGCGACATCAAACCCGAGAACGTACTGATCAGTGACGACGGCGACGTCAAGATCGCCGACTTCGGTCTGGTCCGCGCGGTCGCCGAGGCCAAGATCACCTCAACCAGCGTGATCCTGGGCACTGCGGCCTACCTGTCCCCCGAGCAGGTCGCCACCGGCGACACCGATGCCCGCGGTGACGTCTATTCCGTCGGGATCCTGGTCTACGAGCTGCTGACCGGGCGCACCCCGTTCACCGGCGACTCCGCACTGACCGTCGCCTATCAGCGGCTGGAGCGCGACGTTCCGCCGCCCAGTGCCGCGATCCGCGGCGTGCCACGGCAGTTCGACGATCTGGTGGAGTGTGCGACCGCGCGCGATCCGGCCGGCAGGTTCGCCGACGCGGGCGAGATGGCCGAACAACTCGACATCATCGTCCGCGAACTCGACCTCCCCTATTTCCGGGTGCCGGCGCCCCGCAACTCGGCGTCGCACAACTCGGCGACCACGCTGACCGAACGCGCGCAGAACGCCCACGACGCCACCGTGAACCTCGACAACGCCCGACCGGGCGGTCGGGACACCAAGGTGTTCAGCCGCGACGAACTGCCCATCGACGCCGAGGACGACGACGAGATGGACGAATTGTTCCCGAGCA contains:
- a CDS encoding protein kinase domain-containing protein; translation: METYQPAGPLSGTVLEGRYRVDTLIATGGMSGVYRGLDLRLDRPVALKIMDSRYAGDEDFLTRFQREARAVARLKDPGLVAVYDQGIDGRHPFLVMELIEGGTLRELLRERGPMPPHAVAAVLRPVLGGLAAAHSAGLVHRDIKPENVLISDDGDVKIADFGLVRAVAEAKITSTSVILGTAAYLSPEQVATGDTDARGDVYSVGILVYELLTGRTPFTGDSALTVAYQRLERDVPPPSAAIRGVPRQFDDLVECATARDPAGRFADAGEMAEQLDIIVRELDLPYFRVPAPRNSASHNSATTLTERAQNAHDATVNLDNARPGGRDTKVFSRDELPIDAEDDDEMDELFPSTGRFAGIDLEEFYWARQRSRRVLFFWVVAVITLAGLAAAGAWTLGTNLSNLL